A single Crateriforma conspicua DNA region contains:
- a CDS encoding PH domain-containing protein, whose amino-acid sequence MTTTPDAVSGTNDPPPVMAAKAQADGSLRLHNATLWLPVLENLRRSLVPLAVGCLVMTPPVAIGFYALFFVAPVVLYFTIRYLTLTYQIRQDALVIHTGWLARRERRIPWDRVQEAKQEQSLFGKPLGLTHLTLKTAGSDDEEAALNVITSKQADEIRHHIVSGQSLAPENQPAASVADPAITSHSDFDQSLTTKELFLGGLTSQLIAGIFGVMGAIAYFQLSWGGPFDWLGGPMDWLEHVPAPPWVAPMEQATETLRSQVPSLGPLDVLIDLVLSETMFKSVTLAVLSMIAATIAFVIRYHAYEIRRSDDRLVVAHGLLTRQESSLSRRRIQSLKLEESPLRRWAGLASIRVDNAGDHREVDENKKRSLLVPAAERNKAIEIAEQVIGEFPIDQPGWQKVSSKAIGRGTRLGCLIYAAVLAQIASWSLILAVALSPGFALVYLCNRQWYRHTGYRISDHSVMYRKGWISRATLGLPIENIQNLRISQSPLDRRLGLATLSIDTAGQSNTGGGPVIQNLTLLTAVRLRRRLAKRIADQPFRW is encoded by the coding sequence GTGACGACGACACCTGACGCCGTTTCCGGCACGAATGATCCACCGCCGGTCATGGCGGCAAAGGCTCAAGCCGATGGATCCCTGCGGTTGCACAACGCAACACTGTGGTTGCCCGTCTTAGAAAACCTTCGACGTTCGCTGGTTCCGCTGGCGGTCGGATGCCTGGTCATGACGCCGCCCGTTGCGATCGGATTCTATGCTTTGTTTTTCGTGGCGCCCGTTGTTCTGTACTTCACGATCCGTTACCTCACGCTAACGTATCAAATCCGCCAAGACGCCTTGGTGATCCACACGGGCTGGCTGGCACGACGCGAACGACGCATTCCTTGGGACCGAGTCCAGGAAGCCAAACAAGAACAAAGTCTGTTCGGTAAGCCTTTGGGTTTGACTCATTTGACGCTAAAGACCGCGGGCAGCGATGACGAAGAAGCCGCGTTGAACGTCATCACGTCCAAGCAAGCCGATGAAATCCGCCACCACATCGTTTCCGGACAGTCGCTTGCACCGGAGAACCAGCCCGCCGCAAGCGTTGCCGACCCAGCAATCACGAGCCACTCGGATTTTGACCAATCCTTGACCACCAAAGAACTATTCCTTGGCGGTTTGACATCGCAGTTGATTGCGGGGATTTTCGGTGTGATGGGTGCCATCGCCTATTTCCAGCTTTCCTGGGGTGGCCCGTTTGACTGGCTGGGCGGGCCAATGGACTGGCTGGAACATGTACCGGCACCGCCGTGGGTCGCGCCCATGGAACAGGCCACCGAAACATTGCGTTCGCAAGTGCCCAGCCTTGGTCCGCTTGACGTCCTGATCGACTTGGTGCTGTCGGAGACCATGTTCAAGAGCGTCACGTTGGCGGTCCTGTCAATGATCGCGGCGACCATCGCGTTTGTCATTCGATACCATGCGTACGAAATTCGCCGCAGCGACGACCGGTTGGTCGTCGCGCACGGGCTGCTGACGCGGCAGGAAAGCAGCCTTTCGCGTCGCCGGATTCAATCATTAAAGCTGGAAGAAAGCCCACTGCGTCGCTGGGCCGGACTGGCGTCAATCCGGGTCGATAATGCGGGCGACCATCGCGAAGTCGACGAGAACAAAAAACGCAGTCTGCTGGTCCCAGCCGCCGAGCGAAACAAAGCAATCGAAATCGCCGAACAGGTCATTGGAGAATTTCCGATCGACCAGCCCGGGTGGCAAAAAGTGTCCTCCAAAGCCATCGGCCGCGGAACACGTTTGGGATGCCTGATCTATGCCGCCGTCCTGGCGCAAATTGCCTCCTGGTCGCTAATCCTGGCCGTCGCTCTGTCACCAGGCTTCGCACTGGTCTACCTATGCAATCGCCAGTGGTATCGGCACACCGGATACCGCATCAGTGACCATAGTGTGATGTATCGCAAAGGCTGGATCAGCCGAGCGACCTTGGGCCTGCCGATCGAAAACATCCAGAATCTGCGAATCAGTCAATCGCCGCTGGATCGTCGCCTAGGCTTGGCCACGCTGTCGATCGATACGGCGGGTCAATCAAACACCGGTGGCGGACCGGTGATCCAAAACTTGACGTTGCTAACAGCCGTCCGATTGCGACGCCGACTGGCCAAGCGGATCGCCGACCAGCCGTTTCGCTGGTGA
- the galE gene encoding UDP-glucose 4-epimerase GalE, producing MNVLVVGGAGYIGSHAVRLLLDAGHQVVVYDNLSRGHSEAVPAGMLVEGDVADRAKLVQVLKDKHIDAVMHFAAFALVNESVNDPALYYRNNVIAALELLEAMREADVKKIVFSSTTATYGEPDTIPIPETTPQNPINPYGFTKLVIEKALADYAAAYGFAYAALRYFNAAGARPDGTIGEDHDPESHIIPIVLQVALGQREFITIFGDDYPTPDGTCIRDYIHVNDLGDAHLKALEKLEPGKGICVNLGTGKGTSVREIVEACREVTGHPIPEKMGERRAGDPPELVADASMARQVLGWEPKYNDAKSIVETAWAWHRDHPRGYAT from the coding sequence ATGAACGTTTTGGTTGTCGGTGGCGCCGGCTATATCGGTTCGCACGCGGTCCGTCTGCTGCTAGACGCCGGGCACCAAGTGGTGGTTTACGACAATTTGTCACGTGGACACAGCGAAGCGGTCCCCGCAGGCATGTTGGTCGAAGGTGATGTGGCCGATCGTGCCAAGCTGGTCCAAGTATTGAAGGACAAGCATATCGATGCGGTCATGCACTTCGCCGCGTTCGCGCTGGTCAATGAATCTGTCAACGATCCGGCGCTGTATTACCGCAACAACGTGATCGCGGCGTTGGAACTCTTGGAAGCGATGCGCGAAGCCGATGTGAAGAAGATCGTCTTCAGCAGCACGACGGCGACTTACGGTGAGCCCGACACGATCCCGATCCCCGAAACGACGCCCCAAAATCCGATCAACCCTTACGGCTTCACCAAGCTGGTGATCGAAAAAGCCCTGGCCGATTACGCCGCTGCCTACGGGTTTGCCTACGCCGCGCTGCGGTATTTCAATGCCGCCGGCGCGCGGCCCGACGGAACGATTGGCGAAGATCACGATCCGGAATCGCACATCATTCCGATCGTCTTGCAGGTGGCATTGGGGCAGCGTGAATTCATCACCATCTTTGGCGACGACTATCCGACGCCCGATGGAACGTGCATCCGCGACTACATCCACGTCAATGATCTTGGAGACGCCCACCTGAAAGCGCTGGAAAAACTGGAGCCCGGCAAGGGCATTTGTGTCAATCTGGGGACCGGCAAGGGCACAAGCGTCCGTGAAATTGTCGAGGCGTGTCGCGAAGTCACCGGACATCCGATTCCGGAAAAAATGGGCGAACGTCGCGCCGGGGATCCGCCCGAATTGGTCGCCGATGCGTCGATGGCGCGCCAAGTGTTGGGATGGGAACCCAAGTACAACGACGCCAAATCAATCGTTGAAACTGCTTGGGCGTGGCACCGCGATCATCCTCGCGGCTATGCCACCTGA
- the xerD gene encoding site-specific tyrosine recombinase XerD — MSRRLTKLQMLRQGEAPKPASPAQDTVCGDFLDYLKGECHLAANTIDAYGRDIRLFLQWLGGKDLRKVRVGQLSDFMGHLRDKGQAPSSIARTVVAVRTFFRYLQLEGRVTDNPAELLSTQKMWQRVPGVLSIREVDDFLRSPRKTDTFWQRDRAILEVLYATGCRASEVCSLRVRDMSLKERHIKAHGKGGKQRMVPIGSRAIQAIELYLEQLRGKLAAKSPHPPEALFLSRGGRPLDRIQLWRLVKLYARRVGIDPKISPHSLRHSFATHMLAGGADLRQVQELLGHASIQTTQIYTHVEHSRLKKVHRQFHPRA, encoded by the coding sequence TTGAGTCGACGATTAACCAAACTGCAGATGCTTCGCCAGGGCGAAGCCCCGAAACCGGCGTCCCCCGCACAGGACACGGTATGCGGCGATTTTTTGGACTATCTGAAGGGCGAATGCCACCTGGCGGCCAACACGATCGACGCCTACGGACGCGACATTCGACTGTTCCTGCAGTGGTTGGGCGGTAAAGACCTGCGGAAAGTACGGGTCGGCCAGCTTTCCGATTTCATGGGCCACCTGCGTGACAAAGGCCAGGCGCCTTCATCGATCGCGCGAACCGTGGTCGCCGTCCGGACGTTTTTCCGCTACCTACAGCTCGAAGGCCGCGTCACCGATAACCCGGCCGAATTGCTGTCCACCCAGAAAATGTGGCAGCGGGTCCCCGGCGTCCTGTCGATTCGTGAAGTCGACGATTTCCTGCGGTCGCCGCGAAAAACGGACACGTTCTGGCAACGTGATCGTGCGATCTTGGAAGTCCTGTACGCGACCGGATGTCGAGCCAGCGAAGTTTGTTCGCTGCGTGTTCGTGACATGTCGCTGAAAGAACGCCACATCAAGGCGCACGGAAAAGGCGGCAAGCAACGCATGGTGCCCATCGGTTCGCGTGCGATTCAGGCCATTGAACTGTATCTCGAACAACTGCGGGGCAAGTTGGCGGCGAAATCTCCGCACCCGCCCGAAGCCTTGTTCTTGTCACGCGGCGGCCGACCGCTGGATCGCATCCAGCTTTGGCGTCTTGTCAAGCTGTACGCACGCCGCGTCGGGATTGATCCCAAAATCAGCCCGCACAGTCTGCGGCACAGCTTTGCCACGCACATGCTGGCCGGCGGCGCGGACCTGCGTCAGGTCCAAGAACTGCTTGGACACGCCAGTATCCAAACGACACAGATTTACACCCATGTCGAACATTCGCGGCTGAAAAAAGTCCACCGACAATTCCATCCCCGTGCCTGA
- a CDS encoding DUF1559 family PulG-like putative transporter has translation MSLSTVANCRILSPAASTAAFLLMALFGGTCDAQSDDERASGGSLVDSAYLPPTSIATARIRPQLLLESEIFQWMPIEVAEAWTQEALGLDLRSVQDVRFVLNFPAGRGAPPMGFVIRLSQPFDPAGIDPELLAVEDPQMVGQRQVYALGDRQMPFLLHALDPQTILIASPTMLEPMILAEDGTGELADLVATESSDQPAVEIGIGMLMLRPIAMQMAQQAGEDLPPPMRRLTEVPNYLDAIWLNVSAKQATFHTELRLIASDDGSAEKLQDIVDEAIVNARDMFVQQMDAEVDDDGPIGQAQRAYARRLADGMLAMMQPQREGDRLLYEAESGVSVAAVGVLTGLLLPAVQAARNAARRVATANNLKQIGLAMHNYHSAYRKLPGPAIVDEDGKPLLSWRVAVLPFVEQQTLYEQFHLDEPWDSPHNIQLIDQMPDVYRDPDIETDPGETIYHAMVDDKALQKHGGPNRFRDCLDGLSNTIMAVQVTKENAVPWTAPVDFEIDWDAPLAGIKRMEPGGVQVLMADGAVLVFDESLGTETFKKMITRAGKEIIDAR, from the coding sequence ATGAGTTTGTCGACCGTGGCGAATTGCCGAATTCTGTCGCCAGCTGCTTCCACGGCAGCGTTTCTTTTGATGGCATTGTTCGGGGGCACCTGTGATGCTCAATCCGATGATGAACGTGCGTCCGGCGGCTCGTTAGTTGATTCTGCGTACTTGCCACCGACCTCCATCGCCACCGCTCGGATCCGCCCCCAGCTGCTGTTGGAATCAGAGATCTTTCAGTGGATGCCGATCGAGGTCGCCGAGGCTTGGACGCAAGAAGCATTGGGACTGGATCTGAGAAGCGTTCAGGACGTGCGATTCGTCTTGAATTTTCCCGCCGGTCGCGGCGCACCGCCGATGGGATTCGTCATTCGATTGTCCCAGCCGTTTGATCCCGCCGGCATTGATCCGGAACTACTGGCGGTCGAAGACCCGCAAATGGTGGGTCAGCGACAGGTCTACGCCCTTGGGGATCGGCAGATGCCTTTCCTGCTGCACGCGTTGGACCCGCAAACGATTTTGATCGCCAGCCCCACCATGCTGGAGCCGATGATTTTGGCCGAAGACGGCACCGGTGAACTGGCCGATTTGGTCGCCACTGAATCATCGGACCAGCCCGCGGTGGAAATCGGGATTGGCATGTTGATGTTGCGCCCGATCGCGATGCAGATGGCACAGCAGGCCGGCGAAGACTTGCCGCCACCGATGCGGCGGTTGACTGAAGTGCCAAACTATCTAGACGCGATCTGGTTGAACGTCTCCGCCAAACAGGCAACCTTTCACACGGAACTGCGTTTGATTGCCAGCGATGACGGGTCCGCGGAAAAACTGCAGGACATTGTCGACGAGGCGATCGTCAATGCGCGTGACATGTTTGTTCAACAAATGGACGCCGAAGTCGATGACGATGGGCCGATCGGTCAGGCACAACGGGCTTACGCAAGGCGACTGGCCGACGGCATGCTGGCGATGATGCAGCCCCAGCGTGAAGGCGACCGATTGCTGTACGAAGCCGAATCAGGCGTGTCCGTTGCGGCCGTCGGTGTGCTGACGGGATTGCTGTTACCGGCTGTTCAGGCGGCACGTAATGCGGCGCGTCGTGTTGCCACGGCAAACAATCTGAAACAAATCGGATTGGCGATGCACAACTATCATTCCGCCTACCGCAAGTTGCCCGGGCCGGCCATCGTCGACGAAGACGGCAAGCCGTTGCTCAGTTGGCGCGTCGCGGTCTTGCCTTTCGTGGAACAGCAAACGTTGTACGAGCAATTTCATTTGGACGAACCGTGGGACAGCCCCCACAACATTCAACTGATCGACCAGATGCCCGACGTGTATCGCGATCCCGATATCGAAACGGATCCGGGCGAAACGATTTACCACGCGATGGTGGATGACAAAGCGTTGCAAAAGCACGGCGGCCCGAACCGGTTTCGCGACTGTTTGGATGGTTTAAGCAACACGATCATGGCGGTCCAAGTGACCAAGGAAAACGCCGTGCCCTGGACCGCGCCGGTTGATTTCGAAATCGACTGGGATGCTCCGCTTGCCGGAATCAAACGAATGGAACCCGGCGGTGTTCAAGTGTTGATGGCCGACGGTGCGGTGTTGGTGTTTGACGAATCATTGGGCACTGAAACGTTCAAGAAGATGATCACCCGCGCCGGCAAGGAAATCATTGACGCACGCTGA
- a CDS encoding serine/threonine-protein kinase, translated as MISTTRFEPTPTLTFHGSKVQQSDSRLVQHYDDLTRGNKLSWTGHYHLRRMLGKGGQGEVYLTEVRGTDGFTVPAAMKIFSPERYKDTRSYEDAMARVASIAAKVALIQNDNLLDVQNFFERHRIRVMLMEWVDGYDLRQLMSPKCLELLQSRLPIKRWRYINEVILTAGPEQSRFKAGVAVAIVRECLAALAALHREGMVHGDIKPANIMLKRSGHTKLIDLGSAFFYDDPPNERDCTPLYAAPEVLENQRSSPKSDLASIGYVLIELLSGKNPFADATKLRDLLVAKRELPKNLHKILPKEVVVNDLLMSFLKGLIAYDPNKRFPSAEAAEHVDQGAAAFHRQLIISNMSTEYDNDIRVWLEELRELETD; from the coding sequence ATGATCTCCACCACTCGTTTCGAACCCACGCCGACGCTGACGTTCCACGGATCGAAGGTTCAGCAATCGGATTCACGTCTGGTTCAGCATTACGACGATCTGACTCGGGGCAACAAACTCAGTTGGACCGGCCACTACCACCTTCGCCGCATGTTGGGCAAAGGGGGCCAGGGCGAAGTGTACTTGACCGAAGTGCGTGGCACTGACGGCTTCACCGTTCCCGCGGCGATGAAAATCTTCAGCCCCGAACGGTACAAAGACACCCGCAGTTACGAAGACGCGATGGCTCGGGTCGCTTCCATTGCGGCCAAGGTCGCGTTGATCCAAAACGACAACCTTCTGGACGTCCAGAACTTCTTCGAACGCCATCGCATCCGCGTCATGCTGATGGAATGGGTCGACGGCTATGACTTGCGACAACTGATGTCGCCCAAATGTTTGGAACTGCTGCAATCGCGTCTGCCGATCAAGCGATGGCGGTACATCAACGAAGTCATCCTGACCGCCGGCCCGGAACAGTCCCGATTCAAAGCGGGGGTCGCCGTTGCGATCGTCCGCGAATGTTTGGCGGCGCTGGCGGCTTTGCACCGCGAAGGCATGGTCCATGGCGACATCAAGCCTGCCAACATCATGCTGAAACGCAGCGGCCACACCAAGTTGATCGATCTGGGATCCGCGTTTTTCTATGACGACCCGCCCAACGAGCGCGACTGCACGCCGTTGTACGCAGCACCGGAAGTGCTGGAAAACCAGCGTTCCAGTCCCAAAAGCGATTTGGCCAGCATCGGCTATGTTCTGATCGAACTTTTGAGCGGAAAAAATCCTTTCGCAGATGCGACAAAACTTCGCGATCTGTTGGTCGCCAAACGCGAACTTCCCAAGAATCTGCATAAGATTTTGCCCAAGGAAGTTGTGGTGAACGACCTTCTGATGAGCTTTTTGAAGGGTTTGATCGCCTACGACCCCAACAAGCGGTTCCCCAGCGCCGAAGCGGCCGAGCACGTCGATCAGGGGGCCGCGGCCTTCCATCGCCAGCTAATTATCAGCAACATGTCGACAGAGTACGACAATGACATTCGTGTCTGGCTGGAAGAGCTGCGCGAACTGGAAACCGACTAG
- a CDS encoding inositol monophosphatase family protein, which translates to MDQQHLDVAVEAARAGAKELMARRDDRVVSEKSPKDLVTDADLASQHAIRQRLQAAFPDYAFVGEEEGENDPPESVRRGDPDAPPCWVVDPLDGTVNYVHRLQSFAVSIALYARGKMRLGVILDPTRDELFTAIDGQGAQANGRVMESSDCQQIGNSLIACSFKAGVQSDDPEVGRFVRVLEQCRSLRRLGSCALNMCYVADGRLDAYWATGVAAWDSAAGTVIARESGAVLTAYNGDGFDDWNPKFVVAANTSLHQSLLPLLS; encoded by the coding sequence ATGGATCAACAACATCTGGACGTCGCCGTTGAAGCCGCCAGGGCCGGGGCGAAGGAACTGATGGCACGCCGCGATGATCGCGTCGTGTCAGAAAAGTCGCCCAAGGACTTGGTGACCGACGCCGATTTGGCATCGCAGCACGCGATACGACAACGATTGCAGGCCGCTTTCCCCGACTATGCCTTTGTCGGTGAAGAGGAAGGCGAAAACGACCCACCTGAATCCGTCCGCCGCGGCGATCCCGATGCGCCGCCTTGCTGGGTGGTCGACCCGCTGGACGGCACCGTGAATTACGTCCACCGTCTGCAAAGCTTCGCGGTTTCGATCGCCCTTTACGCTCGCGGCAAAATGCGGCTGGGCGTCATCCTGGATCCCACCCGCGATGAATTGTTCACCGCCATCGATGGCCAGGGTGCTCAAGCCAACGGTCGCGTGATGGAATCCAGCGACTGTCAGCAAATCGGCAACAGCCTGATCGCTTGCAGCTTCAAAGCCGGCGTTCAATCCGACGATCCGGAAGTCGGACGATTCGTTCGCGTGCTGGAACAATGCCGGTCGCTACGCCGTCTGGGCTCGTGCGCCTTAAACATGTGCTACGTCGCCGACGGTCGCTTGGACGCTTACTGGGCCACCGGTGTCGCCGCTTGGGACAGCGCCGCAGGCACCGTGATCGCACGCGAATCCGGCGCCGTGCTGACGGCGTACAACGGCGACGGATTTGACGACTGGAATCCGAAGTTTGTTGTCGCAGCAAACACATCGTTGCACCAGAGCTTGCTGCCACTGCTGTCGTGA
- a CDS encoding flavin reductase family protein: MNFSASELSARAMYHWMVGLITPRPIAWVSTRSSAGHVNLAPFSFFNGVGAKPPCLMFCPANNDDGSPKDTLRNLTETGQFAVSIVNEAVVDAMNMTAGAFDHEVDEYDVAKIEKADCVTIDVPRVSDAIATFECELMQAIQLGTGPGGANLVIGHIRHLHVDDDLVDSGRLKLRDLKTVGRMGGPLYCRTNDLFDLARPSQD, from the coding sequence ATGAACTTTTCTGCCAGCGAACTATCTGCCCGTGCGATGTACCACTGGATGGTCGGGCTGATCACACCGCGTCCGATCGCCTGGGTTTCCACGCGATCATCCGCCGGTCACGTGAACTTAGCCCCGTTCAGTTTTTTCAATGGTGTGGGCGCCAAACCGCCGTGCCTGATGTTCTGTCCCGCGAACAACGACGACGGTTCGCCCAAAGACACCCTGCGTAATTTGACCGAAACCGGCCAGTTCGCCGTCAGCATCGTCAACGAAGCGGTCGTCGACGCGATGAACATGACCGCGGGTGCGTTTGATCACGAAGTCGACGAATACGACGTTGCGAAGATTGAAAAGGCGGACTGCGTGACGATTGATGTCCCTCGCGTGTCCGACGCAATCGCCACGTTCGAATGCGAACTGATGCAAGCGATTCAATTGGGCACCGGACCGGGCGGTGCGAACCTGGTCATCGGGCACATTCGTCACTTGCACGTGGACGACGATCTGGTCGACAGCGGTCGTTTGAAGCTGCGAGACTTGAAAACGGTCGGACGCATGGGCGGACCATTGTACTGCCGCACCAATGACCTGTTCGATCTGGCGCGGCCGTCGCAAGACTAG
- a CDS encoding DUF1571 domain-containing protein: MQYQRRQFLTAMGAVAAGGSALPAIAAENNGLVEPVHRVANSSAGVLHAAKPLDRALQMAREALDSCRANINDYTAILVKRENVGGTIGEQEFMYTKIRNRKVASGRVVQPLSVYIQFLKPTTVKGREVIYVEGQNNGNLVAHEGGFKGKFLPTVTIPPDGMLAMRGQRYPMTEVGIENLIVKLIERGETARKYPDVTCEFRRNARVKDRVCTVLQVTQPTRRPELIFYQAQIFIDDQLKVPVRYVAYDWPRRAGDPLQVIEEYTYLNLKTNVGLTDADFDPRNQAYSFYS, encoded by the coding sequence ATGCAATACCAACGACGTCAATTCTTGACCGCCATGGGCGCCGTGGCAGCGGGCGGTTCCGCACTGCCCGCGATTGCTGCTGAAAACAACGGTTTGGTTGAACCGGTGCACCGTGTCGCCAACTCGTCCGCGGGCGTCCTTCACGCGGCAAAGCCGTTGGATCGTGCCCTGCAAATGGCTCGTGAAGCCCTGGATTCCTGTCGGGCAAACATCAACGATTACACCGCCATCTTGGTCAAACGAGAAAACGTCGGCGGAACGATCGGCGAACAGGAATTCATGTACACCAAGATTCGCAATCGCAAGGTTGCCAGCGGACGTGTGGTCCAGCCGCTAAGTGTGTACATCCAGTTCTTGAAGCCGACGACGGTCAAAGGCCGTGAAGTCATCTATGTCGAAGGCCAGAACAACGGCAATCTGGTCGCACACGAGGGTGGGTTCAAAGGCAAGTTCTTGCCGACGGTCACGATTCCGCCCGATGGCATGTTGGCAATGCGGGGCCAGCGTTATCCGATGACCGAAGTCGGCATCGAAAACCTGATCGTCAAGCTGATCGAACGTGGTGAAACCGCGCGAAAGTACCCCGATGTGACTTGCGAATTCCGCCGCAATGCTCGGGTCAAGGATCGCGTATGTACTGTGTTGCAGGTCACACAGCCGACGCGACGTCCTGAGTTGATTTTCTATCAGGCCCAGATCTTTATCGATGATCAACTGAAGGTGCCGGTTCGCTACGTCGCCTATGACTGGCCACGACGTGCCGGCGATCCGCTGCAGGTGATTGAAGAATACACCTATTTGAACCTGAAAACGAACGTCGGTTTGACCGACGCCGATTTCGATCCGCGGAACCAGGCGTACAGTTTCTACTCCTGA
- the hemQ gene encoding hydrogen peroxide-dependent heme synthase: MNAPQAQRPAPAPAENSVVPENGWHCGHFFYRFDRDALPDRLSDDLAQRFREAFAPAESVPQRLASYWISGHEVDFGVMVMDPDPAVVDSIHQRLQSGGLGKVIKPAWSFVSISEVSEYVPSVEQYRERLIREGTQPDAPELAAKVAAYERRLPMMNQQRLKPEIPDWPAACFYPMNKSRVPGANWFSEPFSRRNAMMAQHAQSGIAFANRVSQLISVGVGLDDWEWMVTLWARNPQFLKDIVYQMRFDEASAKYAEFGPFYVGYQADADAIMRHCRVAPTTP; encoded by the coding sequence ATGAACGCCCCGCAAGCCCAACGACCAGCCCCCGCCCCGGCCGAAAATTCCGTCGTCCCTGAAAACGGATGGCACTGCGGCCATTTCTTCTATCGTTTCGATCGCGATGCGTTACCCGACCGCTTGTCGGATGATCTGGCCCAGCGATTTCGTGAAGCGTTCGCGCCCGCCGAATCGGTTCCCCAACGCCTGGCGTCCTACTGGATCAGTGGTCACGAAGTCGATTTCGGCGTCATGGTCATGGACCCTGATCCCGCGGTGGTGGATTCGATTCACCAGAGATTGCAGTCCGGCGGTCTGGGCAAAGTCATCAAGCCGGCGTGGTCCTTTGTTTCAATCAGCGAGGTCAGCGAATACGTCCCAAGCGTTGAACAATACCGCGAACGACTGATCCGCGAAGGAACACAACCTGATGCACCGGAGTTGGCGGCAAAAGTCGCCGCTTATGAAAGACGGTTGCCGATGATGAATCAGCAACGCTTGAAACCGGAGATCCCGGATTGGCCTGCGGCGTGCTTTTACCCGATGAACAAGAGCCGTGTCCCTGGGGCGAATTGGTTCAGCGAACCGTTCAGCCGGCGCAATGCCATGATGGCGCAGCACGCACAAAGCGGGATCGCCTTTGCCAACCGGGTCAGCCAATTGATCAGCGTCGGCGTCGGGCTGGATGATTGGGAATGGATGGTCACGCTTTGGGCCCGCAACCCGCAATTCTTGAAAGATATCGTCTATCAAATGCGTTTCGACGAAGCGAGCGCCAAGTACGCGGAATTCGGTCCCTTTTACGTCGGCTATCAAGCGGACGCCGACGCCATCATGCGACATTGCCGGGTTGCCCCGACGACACCCTAA